The Fundulus heteroclitus isolate FHET01 unplaced genomic scaffold, MU-UCD_Fhet_4.1 scaffold_124, whole genome shotgun sequence genomic interval AAATGCTTTATTCTTATTCTGAAACCTGAGCTGAACACAAAGAAACACCTGCTGGGGAAAACACAAGGTTAATCAGTTTACATTGTACACaatattttctctctctttttaaaaaaaatttttttttgctctttattgttgttgaagGTCTTATTGCAAAAACTTGTAttctgtaattaaaaaaagaaaaacatgacgTCATGTTAAAATACACCAATAAGTTGTGAACAATGTGtttcaaataaaccaaaaatgtaAAGATATACAACATACAGACTAAggcataacaaataaaaaaaaattaaaaaagttgattggttgtttgttttttgtaattagCAAAATTTGGAGACCATTTTCCCTGTCACACGGTGttgctgaaaaagaaagagataCGGTAAATCCCAGAAAGAATCCTTACCACAGggaaacagatttaaataagtgtttttatatttgtagtTGTCCTGGGGTTTTTATGTAACTGaaagtaataataatgtttAGAAGTGATCCAGTGAGAGTCCTTTCTTAAATCTGATAGAGAAGCTGTAAAGGCAGCTAATTACATTAGGGTGACAACAAGGAGGCCTTGGAACCtctttttacaaatatatggaactcatctcacacacacacacacacacacacacacacacacacacacacacacacacacacacacacacacacacacacacacacacacacacacacacacacacacacacatacatacacaaatagataaatgcataaatattcCTTAAAATACCAGTAGAAACATGagaaaagctggtcagcaattaTATAAAGGATTGCTGATCGTTGGCAAAGATATTTCCATTGATAATGATTTTCCGTTCTTTATCAATGAAATGTagattaaaatcagaataataaatgttttaaacgaAAAGTCTGAGATCTTCTGAACAGAAGGTGTCAATGGCCCCTCAAACCCATTTTAGGACGAGGGGAGAAAGGTCCTTCCAAGCTGTCGCACTCAGAATGTCGACTGCACTACCACTTTACCTGTCCGTGGATGATTTTAATACCTTAAGCCCAGAGGGTTTTAGGGACAATTTCCACCTGAAATTACATATCTTAAATAAATCAAGGACAGCTCGAaagttataaagtgtaaatgtaaGCGTTTGTATTTGTGTGACAGAAAGGCATCAAAGAACATTTTTCAGATGGAAGCACTATTGCAAATGTCACCATGTCTGATTTATAGaagattaaacaaagaaaaaagtcaTTCTGAACCTCTTCTAAATTTTTCCCAAAACAAACTGCAAAACATCATGAAACCTCCTTAGAAATTATAGGAGAAGTCTAAGATGTTATAGATCCACATATTGACTATAACGGCAACAAATCTAGACTGAATCAGTTGAAGCATCTTAGTTCCACAAAAGTTTTAGTGGGCAGTGTGCGGAACTGTGATTTTGGCACAGTTGTGCCAAAATGggccaaaactgtgccaaatgtgcTTTACACATCATAAAAAGGAAATCTGGTCAGATAAAAATGCTGATTTCCTCTGTAGGACTCCTTATGTATATGACAAAGTATTTGTGCATAAGATTTACCCCCTGTTTCATCAAAATGTACAATTTTGCCAgcataatatcaataaaatgaagagaaaatgagCTGAATTGTGTCCTTTTGACTTAAACaacaattttattgaaaaaaatacttatcattaaataattaaatatgcactcattaatatattaaaaattCCTAATAAACAACATGATCAAAActaaattatcaataaaacaagAATGTGAATAAAACTTTCATTGAGTAGCTatcaataaaatgtgtaaataaatatgcaataaaTTCTAACTTGGACACAAgccaaaaatgtaacaaaagcaTCAAGACCTCATTTTCAGTAGGGTTTTCAGCGCAGCATGTTGAAAAATGTCTGACACTCTGCCAGAGGTCCAGCTACCAAAAATAATAGTCAGAATGTGGTAATCCAGGGTAAAAAGAACCTCCTTAAGAATATAAGGCTGcatgatttttctttctttcaaaaagaataataattttcaATCGAGTTTGAATGCATTTGTGGAACAGCCACCTCTATTTTGACTGGCACTGTCTCAGCCCATTCTGATGTTAAACTGTTTTCACAGCATGACTGTTCATGAGTTTCGAACCACCAGTCACAAACCCCCATCTAAAATGGTTTCTGAATGAATGAAGCTGTTTAATGAAACATTAAGGTTGTAGAATCACACTGAGTACAATTCTGTAGAACATTTAAAAGCCACCTCTGTTTCAATAAACTGGCCTGTTTGCATTTCTAAAAAGAAGAATCGGCAATAACGCTGCAAGACGTTTGTATTGAATTTATGGACAGCtaataaataaggaaaaataTATTGCTGTCAATGTCCCCCTTATTAGAGAACGTTTACCTAAATGTTAGTGGGAGTCTATGTTCTATAAGGctgtatgttttttatatagtaTAGAAACCTGCACAATATTAGTTGTCCACAGACTGTGCTATTGAACTTTTTCCTTGGTGCTTCCCCACCTTCCAGTTGGTTTTACAATCTGTCTAATCCCAAAAGGAGAAAGCATGGTCTCTTAATTAACTCCTTAAGCAATAAAAGCTAAACAGTGAATGGAAAAATTACAAATCTTTCATAAACTTTggaacgtttttttgtttttcgcaGACAAAATATCTGGCCAGAATACATACCCTGGACAGACCCAGAGACCTTAGAAATGGAAAGGGTATGTGTAAATCCTAGAATTTAAATATGCTTTAACGTCTCATTGAATGGTTTTTGTATCTAAAAAGGCCAACTTCATGTCTCGTTGAGATTTAACAGTTTAAATGAAGATGaaatataatgaaataaaaggagtgtaaattatttttataatgatTATATGTGATATGATGGTTTCTATGATTGAATCATAAAATTATTTacaagttacattttaaactgtgatatgtaaaataataatataaattcCATATTAAGCAATGCTATTCTcctttacacttgatttttcagttgtaaTATACACTGTACATAATAAAGATTCACCATCAAATTGAAGgaaattttattctgaaatcatCACTCTGATTTGATGAGAGGATGAGCATCATCATCTGAATAAATACAAAGCCCATCctttcaaagaaaacagataCCTCGATATTGATAGAAGTCAGCATATAGGACTAGGAATACAAAATTCTTTTTGAAAGATGAGTGATTGGATTTGTGTAATGTCACTGTTAGTGAGCATTCTAGGATTCTTTAAAGCAGAGAATGACTCTACCTGTAAGATGTTTGGAAGCCGAGAGATGCCTCTCTTGTCTAAGGAAGGAGATATCACTATTGGTGGGGCTTTTTCTATCTATAGTCAAATCTCAATGCCCTCATTCTCCAAATACGAAACACCAGAGCCTTTCAAATGCTCCAGGtaaattttactttcattctctactttattttatgttcaacagaagagaaatgtaaaacactctatttccttttttttaggaTAAATCTAAGAGAATTTCGTTTTTTGCAAACAATGATATTTGCTATTGAAGAAATTAACAACAGCAGCATCCTACTGCCTAATGTTTCAATTGGATATAAGGCATTTGATAGTTGTGGTTCAACATTACCTTCAACACATGCAGTAATGGGTTTAATAAATGGAGAGGATAAGACTTGGAGTAAAAACTGTTCTTCTGTTCATGCCATCATCGGGGCCTCTGAATCCTCTTCAACAATTGCAATGCAACAGATTTCAGGGGTTTTCCAAATACCTATGGTAAGTACAGTTATCATATAACTGCTCTGACAAACAAGCTTATTTCATCTTATTGTCAAAAACATTATGGTTAAGTTGGAGGTTGGAGTTTTCGgagcttttttcttgccatatgAATCTGAATAGATTTCTATTACTTTAATTTCTCAAGCTTTgattattttctctgttttgtttccaCAGATTAGCCACTTTGCAACATGTGCTTGTCTCAGTAACAGAAAGGAGTATCCCTTTTTCTTCAGAACCATTCCCAGTGACTACTACCAGAGTAGAGCACTGGCTAAACTGGTAAAACACTTTGGATGGACATGGGTTGGAGCAGTGAGAAGTGATAATGACTATGGTAATAATGGGATGGCAACTTTTATTGAAGCTGCCAGTAAAGAGGGGATTTGTGTTGAATACTCTGAGACCATCTCAAGAACTGGTTCTAGAGAACACATTGAGAAGGCAGTAAGAGTAATACAAAGAGGCACAGCAAATGTTTTAGTTGCATTCCTGGCCCAAGGTGAAATGGATGTTTTGCTCGAGGAAGTTCTGAAGCAAAATGTAACTGGGTTGCAGTGGGTCGGCAGTGAATCTTGGATCACAGCAAATTACTTGGCTAAGAAGAGGTACTCTGGGATTTTAACTGGGTCACTGGGCTTTGCAATAGGAAAGGCAAAAATCCCAGGGTTACAAGAATTTCTCTTCAAGGTGAACCCAAGTCAGGATCCTCAAAGCAACTTGCTAAAGGAGTTCTGGGAAACAACCTTTGGATGCAGTTTTCAGTCCAGTGTGCCTGGAACAAAATTATGTTCTGGCTCTGAGAGACTTCAGGATGCAGACAATGCTTTTACAGATGTATCAGAGCTGAGGATATCCAATAATGTGTATAAGGCTGTGTATGCTGTTGCTCATGCCTTGCAATACATGGCAAAATGTGGATCAAGTCATAACTTAATATCTCACTCGTGTATCTTAAAAGACCATTCAGAGCCAAGACAGGTAAATGCTTACCTTGGTAACTgtttgtggtatttttttttcatctaagtGGAAATCATATACATTTATGTACTGTTCTCCTTTTTGACAGGTTGCAAAACAACTCCAGAATGTTAATTTTACACTTGAGTCTGGAGAGCAAGTGTACTTTGATGAAAATGGGGACCCTGTTGCAACCTATGAACTTGTGAACTGGCAGAGAAACCATGCAGGAGGTATTGTGTTCATGACTGTGGGGAAGTATGATGCTTCCCAACCAAACGGGAATGAGTTTACCATGAACAACGTAAATATAACATGGGCTGCAGAATCCTGGGAGGTAGGAATcaatttcagtgtatttttaAAGGCTGTTTGcagaaaacaacaatttaacCTGATAGTCCATatatgttttcatattttaccCCACTTTGCTGTAAAGCagttaaatgtgcaaaacctAGCATCTTATTAGGTTTGATAAAGCCCtgaatttaaaattttgttCCAATAACATAGTCATTACAGGTTGAATTTTACTTCTGTCACAGAAGCCACTGTCCGTCTGCAGTGAGAATTGCCTGCAAGGTTTCCGACAGGCAGCAATCAAAGGCAAACCAATCTGTTGCTTCTCATGTGTCCCGTGTGCTGGTGGAGAAATCAGCGATACCAACAGTgagcaaaaaacacatttcgCCCTTTCTGCCTTTTATTCTACAGAAAACCCAAGTCACTGTGTAAATCCCTCACTTCCCTTATAAAATCTATGAAGAATTTTACAATCTGAGCCTGTTTTTTATCTGATATTTTCTTATTAGATTCTGCAGAGTGTTCACAGTGTCCACCGGAGTACTGGTCAAATATCGATCACAGCAAATGTGTTCCAAAGGTGATTGAGTTCCTGTCATATGGAGAAACTATGGGAGCCCTCCTCACTGCCTTTTCATTATGTGGAGCAAGTTTAACACTTGCGgtcttgtgtgtgttttttaatttccGTCACACACCTCTTGTCAAAGCCAGTAATTCTGAGCTAAGTTTCCTGCTACTCTTCTCCTTGACTCTGTGTTTCCTTTGCTCTCTGACTTTCATTGGCCAGCCCACTGAGTGGTCATGCATGCTTCGTCATACAGCTTTTGGCATAGCTTTTGCTCTGTGTATTTCATGTATTCTTGCTAAAACTATAACTGTTGTGATGGCCTTTAAAGCTAAAAGACCAGTAAATACAGTTCCTCAGTGTTCAGCTTCCCTTCAGAGAACAAGTGTTCTTGGCTGTACTTTAATTCAAGTGCTAATTTGTGTTATATGGCTAGCTTTTGATCCACCATTTCCACACAAGAACATGGTTTATGCAAGAGAAAAGATTATTCTAGAGTGTTTCTTAGGGTCACCTATAGCATTTTGGGCTGTGATGGCATACATAGGACTTCTGGCTCTGCTCTGCTTTGGCTTTGCTTTTTTAGCTCGGAGGTTACCTGATAATTTTAATGAAGCTAAATTTATCACCTTCAGCATGCTGATATTTAGTGCTGTCTGGCTCACATTTATCCCAGCATATGTCACTTCTCCCGGTAAGTTTACTGTAGCTGTAGAAATATTTGCAATTCTAGCTTCAAGTTTTGGattacttttttgtatttttgcgccaaaatgttatattttactTCTGAAACCTGAGAGGAAtactaaaaaaatgttaatgggAAGAAATCAATCAAAACACAATAAGAGTATGTAGAGTAGTGCAAACAAATGGGCTGTTATAATAAACTTCAGTTAAAGACTATTTGGATGGAATGTAATATTACagattttgtcatattttttgtaatattatagCAAAACAGTGAATTctggttaaaataaatatgtctaCAGACagtcaaattaaaaaatatcattaatttatttgtataggtTTTCTCCACATACACAAAAATGGTATCTAGAGTGcttatcaaaataaatatttgacaacagaaacacacagggaGATAAAAGAATACACAAACTGGTTAAAAACTAGGTTGAtgcaacaaaatagaaaaaacaaagtgtagctACACCCAGAAGTGCCACCACAGTTTTAAGTATTAAAAGCCTGCTGATTTAAAAAGGCCAAGTCCAGTTTTGGATCAAAGATCTAGCGGAAGCGGATTCCAGAGTTAACATGCTGCAGAAAAAAGCTTGattgaaaaaacatttgtattttgtcTGTGGAACCGTGAAACAAATAACACAGTTATATTCTAAGttataatattctaatcttatgCTACACTATGCAGACTGTGCCCTTGAAAATGCCGGCGGCATCATACTGAAAGTGAAACTTAAGACATTCTTTAATCTCTAATTAATTCAGCTAATTATTATCTCACCATTCATATCACTTTGAAATTTCACTCCCATATGACTTCcatattttttctaatttcataaagaaaattaaaatgagcCAGTGATGTTGCGAAAAAATTAAATACCCAGTCATGTCacaacagaaaactgtaaattcCACCCCATTCTTTGTATATAAGCACTATGTTCAGCTGGAGTACATCAAAAGCACCACACCTACTTCAAAAACATCACATGACCTAATGTTCATCAAAATCTCCTCCATTCACTCACGTTTAAGGATGTTCTTCTGTGTTCACTCTGTGCATGTTTTCATCATTAGAGAGCCTGTGAATGTTTACCCAAATGCAACAAACTGAGAATTACGATCAGTAATCATGGAGGCAGCGTTGTACAGAATAGCTCATGTGTGATCggtgaaaggaaaaaataagAAGACAATGACAGAAATGGTGGAACATTTCCATGCACATGCTGTGATGTATTTAATAGCTGCACAGACCAACTGAAATGTACTTAAAGACTGGGTTTtttccactgagctatataatacactggagtgctgattttgccgaaaaactgaagtcactggccgccatcttgctactccctactctcacagaatcccataggatttggttgcaacaacaagcagttttctggctgagtgaaaacgtttcacaggtaattctacagtcagtggatgtactaacactatcaactactaggaaattaggtgctgaaatattttacatgttattcatattaaatatatatatatatttatatataagtatgtgtatatgtatatatgtatatatatgtatacacatatgtaaatatatgtttttgtatattgttatttatatatttataaatgttaaacatatatatttaaatgaataaaatgcaaaatatttcagcacatgactttctgagtacttgatatttttagaacataacataaaactatatggcacttgacattttaaaagttttaagccccccctgaacatgagaaaatcctcgttattcgatgctgtagcgcacatattccatagttactggggggaaataaggagtaccaatatggcggctggtggcttcaaagcgactcgttcaaacagacggtgattagcactccagtgtattatatagctcagtggttttttcagtgtgagattatggcactgcaataaaatatgaatttattttagttttttttttttttaaaaactcttcTTTAACAGTGAACTATTCTGGGGATGTTAATAAAGTGATTTGTAGGCCAGACAGACATTTATGATGTAAATAATGCAAAACCATTTAAATTCTGGAGTTATATATTTTCCACATAAGCAGAGGTTTTAGGGggtgtttttagatttttttcattataattttTTGAACCTAATCACTAATTATGGTGTTATCTTAACACGTTGGAATATGTGGGGAATGGCCTTGTATACTGTATCTAGAACCTCGTAAGGACCACttgaaatttaaattaaaacccCACAATGTAATGAGAATGATTTTAAACAAACCAACATGCAGACAGAAAATATTTCTCTCAAAATGGTTTATTCAATAAATTCAATAACATGTTGGAAAAAGCAgcaatttttaaaagaaatatcttGAAAGATAACTTGGCAAATACATTTAGAACTATGCTAAACAGCaatatttctgcattttaatatattttacagtATCATAGAAACcctaaataataatgaaaaaagcaaattaaatgATGGGTGCTTACATCATCATCACTCTGATTGGATTACAAGACCTAAGCCACCTTCATTTGCTCTATAAGTATAAAGTACACCCTTTTAGGGGAGAGACGTTTTAGTGAATCTTTGAAAAAGTTATTCTGAGTTgtgtcttttccctttttttaagatGCGGAAAAACATCTGTGCTATTTGTATGTTTGTAGTTATTATTAGAGGGTTAGCACAGGATAAAACAGCTTTATGTGAATTGCTGGGGAGCCGAGCGATTCCTCTTATGTCAAAGAAAGGAGATATCATTATTGGAGGAGCTTTTTCCCTCCATAGCCAAATCTCAAAGCCTTTACTCTCCTGGACTGGGTCACCTGAACCGCTCATGTGTTCCAGGTACTGAGATTctgattcttgtttttaaatttaactaGCATGCTGAACTCCAATGAAATGCATAATGTTCAAAATGTCTTTTTCAGAATTAACTTAAGGGAATTTCGTTTTGCTCAAACAATGATATTTGCCATTGAGGAAATTAACAACAGAAGCTCCCTACTGCCTAATGTCTCAGTTGGTTATAAGATATTTGACAGCTGTGCTTCCACATTACCTACAACACGTGCAGGAATGGGTTTGATGAATGGAGAGGAAAGGACTTTTGGAAAAAACTGCTCCGGTCAATCATCCATTCATGCCATCATTGGAACTTCTGAGTCCTCTACAACCATTGTGATGTTGCAAATTTCAGGGATTTTCCAAATACCAGTGGTAAATGCATATATTTCCTAAGTATTAATGAGCCTCAGCTTACTGGAAATAATGATTAAATGATTACCTTATCAAACAAATTAAATGGTGGTGATACactttcacaaataaaacaacatattcAAAGAATACATGCAACAATACCTCAAATTAGAAAGATTCTGTCatcatgcaaatgttttttttatattattttgtgtcACTCCTTTTCTTATAGATAAGTCATTTTGCAACATGTGCTTGTCTCAGTAATAGAAAGGAGTATCCCTCCTTTTTCAGAACCATTCCCAGTGACTACTACCAGAGTAGAGCACTGGCTAAACTGGTAAAGCACTTTGGATGGACATGGGTTGGAGCAGTAAGAAGTGATAATGACTATGGTAATAATGGGATGGCAACTTTTATTGAAGCTGCCAGTCAGGAGGGGATTTGTGTTGAATACTCCGAAGCCATCTCAAGGACTGGTTCCAGAGAGCACGTTGAGAAGGTTGTCAGAATGATCCGTAGAGGTACAGCAAGTGTTTTAGTTGCATTTCTGGCTTATGATGAGATGGATGTTTTGCTGGAGGAAGCTCTGTATCAGAACCTGACTGAGTTGCAGTGGGTTGGCAGTGAATCCTGGATTACATCAGCTcatttatctaaaaaaaggTACTCTGGCATACTAAGCGGGTCCCTGGGCTTTGCGATAAGAAAGGCAAGAATTACAGGCCTGCAAGACTTTCTTTTACAGGTGAACCCAAGTCAGGATCCTCAGAGCAACTTGCTGAGAGAATTCTGGGAAACAACTTTTGAATGCAGTTTTCAGCCCAATATACCTGGCACAAAATTATGTTCTGGCTCTGAGAGACTTCAGGATGCAGATAATGCTTTTACAGATGTGTCAGAGCTGAGGATATCCAACAACGTGTATAAGGCTGTGTATGCTGTTGCTCATGCTTTGCATAGCATGATGAAATGCAAGCAAAGTAGTGAAAATTTAAATCACCTCTGCAACTTAAAGGATCAGTTGGAGCCAAGACAGGTTAAAAAGCAGtttgatattttaaatagaTGCATAGTAATTGTTTTAGAATGTATCTAAAATGAATCTattaatctctttttttaacattggtAGGTTGTGAAATATCTCCAGGACATTAATTTTACTGTTCACTCAGGAGAGAGAGTCTATTTTGACAGAAATGGAGACCCTGCAGCTATTTATGAGCTTGTGAACTGGCAGAGAAATACTTCAGGAGATATTGTATTCACAACAGTGGGGATGTATGATGCTTCTCAGCCAAATGGAAAACAGTTGACCATGAATGGA includes:
- the LOC118558358 gene encoding extracellular calcium-sensing receptor-like — protein: MPSFSKYETPEPFKCSRINLREFRFLQTMIFAIEEINNSSILLPNVSIGYKAFDSCGSTLPSTHAVMGLINGEDKTWSKNCSSVHAIIGASESSSTIAMQQISGVFQIPMISHFATCACLSNRKEYPFFFRTIPSDYYQSRALAKLVKHFGWTWVGAVRSDNDYGNNGMATFIEAASKEGICVEYSETISRTGSREHIEKAVRVIQRGTANVLVAFLAQGEMDVLLEEVLKQNVTGLQWVGSESWITANYLAKKRYSGILTGSLGFAIGKAKIPGLQEFLFKEFWETTFGCSFQSSVPGTKLCSGSERLQDADNAFTDVSELRISNNVYKAVYAVAHALQYMAKCGSSHNLISHSCILKDHSEPRQVAKQLQNVNFTLESGEQVYFDENGDPVATYELVNWQRNHAGGIVFMTVGKYDASQPNGNEFTMNNVNITWAAESWEKPLSVCSENCLQGFRQAAIKGKPICCFSCVPCAGGEISDTNNSAECSQCPPEYWSNIDHSKCVPKVIEFLSYGETMGALLTAFSLCGASLTLAVLCVFFNFRHTPLVKASNSELSFLLLFSLTLCFLCSLTFIGQPTEWSCMLRHTAFGIAFALCISCILAKTITVVMAFKAKRPVNTVPQCSASLQRTSVLGCTLIQVLICVIWLAFDPPFPHKNMVYAREKIILECFLGSPIAFWAVMAYIGLLALLCFGFAFLARRLPDNFNEAKFITFSMLIFSAVWLTFIPAYVTSPGKFTVAVEIFAILASSFGLLFCIFAPKCYILLLKPERNTKKMLMGRNQSKHNKSM
- the LOC105932563 gene encoding extracellular calcium-sensing receptor-like codes for the protein MCSRINLREFRFAQTMIFAIEEINNRSSLLPNVSVGYKIFDSCASTLPTTRAGMGLMNGEERTFGKNCSGQSSIHAIIGTSESSTTIVMLQISGIFQIPVISHFATCACLSNRKEYPSFFRTIPSDYYQSRALAKLVKHFGWTWVGAVRSDNDYGNNGMATFIEAASQEGICVEYSEAISRTGSREHVEKVVRMIRRGTASVLVAFLAYDEMDVLLEEALYQNLTELQWVGSESWITSAHLSKKRYSGILSGSLGFAIRKARITGLQDFLLQVNPSQDPQSNLLREFWETTFECSFQPNIPGTKLCSGSERLQDADNAFTDVSELRISNNVYKAVYAVAHALHSMMKCKQSSENLNHLCNLKDQLEPRQVVKYLQDINFTVHSGERVYFDRNGDPAAIYELVNWQRNTSGDIVFTTVGMYDASQPNGKQLTMNGINITWTAESMERPVSVCSENCLPGFRKAVIKGKPICCFSCVPCAAGEISNTSNSAECSQCPPEYWSNVDHSKCVPKVIEFLSYGETMGALLTAFSLCGTSLTLAVLCVFFKFRHTPLVKASNFELSFLLLFSLTLCFLCSLTFIGQPTEWSCMLRHTAFGIAFALCISCILAKTITVVMAFKAKRPVNTVPQCSASLQRTSVLGCTLIQVLICVIWLAFDPPFPHKNMVYAREKIILECYLGSPIAFWVVLGYIGLLALLCFGLAFLARRLPDNFNEAKFITFSMLIFSAVWLTFIPAYVSSPGKFTVAVEIFAILASSFGLLICIFAPKCYILLLKPERNTKRHMIGKK